The Columba livia isolate bColLiv1 breed racing homer chromosome 2, bColLiv1.pat.W.v2, whole genome shotgun sequence genome includes the window GTGTGAACTGAAAGTCTCAAGTGCTGAGCAGCTGGGCTTTTATTATGCTGATCTTCAACAAGTATAGTCAAATTTATAgtcaatgttttgttttcagttgtctGAAACATTTTTGCTGAGCTTATTTCCACCATGTTTCAAGCCAGAGTGGtgtttgcagcagctctgctctcctgtTCAGCAAGTAAGTCCTATATATGCAATACAACATCCATTACTCAGCTATAGGTAGGATAAGCGTATATGAGGTGATGTGATTGATCATTTTGTGTCTGTGGGGCACATTTCACCCAAGGATCTCTGAGTTTTTAGTCTCCTAATGGTTGACAATTAGGTGCAGAAAGATATCTCACTTAGATTGAATTACCAGTTGTGGTGGTCAGGACTTTGATAACTGCCACCTTTGTCAGTGCTGGACTGAAACCACCTCCTAATAATTAGGTGATAAAATCAAAAAGCATGAATGTTCTAATTGTTGTTTTGTAGCAAGGACAAGGAAGTTTTCCAGAAGAACCACAGACTAAGATattggataaaaaaaaataacaaatgtaaAAATCACCTAAGGTAATGCAAGAGATTGCATTAGTAATGCTTGCAGGTGTGATGTCTAAATTAGCGAATGGAGAATCTTATGTCTTGGAGTTTAATTTTCAGGATTTTCAGACTGGGACTGTGCTAAAATGGTTCTGTTTTCATGGACATGTTTTCTGAGGTGTGCATGTATGTACAAGGCTGCCatttcatatttataaataagtGAAATTAAGAACAGTATTGCCAACTGTAGGAACTCAAAAGTCAGACACAAAAAAATACTAACCAAgaagagaaatattatttttcaagaagTTGGCAGAAGTTAAGAAGTTTATCTGCTTGAGTTTTCTAGGATCACATTCTTAGCtctttttcacagcttttaaaattaaagctgaGAATTAAAACTACTCACAGGATTCCAGAACTGGtagaggaagaaacaaacaaacaaaccacaacttAACAAActcaaaaacccaaacaaacaaaaccacaaactgtGAAAACCCTCCACAATTGGCAATACTGTCAATATACAAATATGACGGTTACTACTAAATGAAACATGGGAAGTCTTCACAGTCAGTGCAGATGAAAGCATCCATCAGAGATGGTGTCCATCAAGGGTCTGAGTTTAAATGAAAGCACAGTGTGTGAATGGTGGAGACAGCTGAACTGATCTGTGGGAGATTGACCACCTAAGGGCACCTTTAAGAAGAGACAGATGACAATAACAAATACGCTGGGTTTTTcctacaaattttaaaattttgtcaatatatttattttctccaccTGTTACCCACACATACATGAGTCAGAGGTAGGTTTGAGATATTTTCACTGGCACTAACGAtcatcttcccttttttttgtttgttgaccAACACAAATTTTAATTCAGTATCAACCTGTTTGCTGTGTCATTGAGGATTTAGGTTTGCAGCCCTTGATTTTTAAGTTTCTTGGACCCAGATTCCAGCTCTTTTCAAATTAGAGGTGAGATGCCTCAATGTGATTATACCTATGCAGTTTGGAAAGAGGATGTCTACTGGTGATTTTCAGATGAATGGCAGTGTTCTTTAGAAATAAACTGTTACCCAAATTCCCTCTTTTTTCATATTCATTGCCTGGCTAGATTTGCACGGATCACATGCAGACACATTTGCATCAGACATGCTGTCGTTATTTGAAATGTGGTCCAAACAAATAATACCATGTATACTCCAGCTTTGCTATTAGCTCTAAATGTGAGTTGCCTGACAACTTTCTGTTGCCTCACCATTTGTATAGTGATTCTGCTGTTTAGTTTTCCCTCAGGAGTGCTGTGAAAATCAGCACAAGCAAGCAACGTTTATCACGAACTTTAAACTTGTAAAGTGCTGCTAAACTTCTAATTACTATTTGTCTGAGGtgccactttcttctttcagaggTAGATTTGAGGTAATATAACTTAACAAAAATAACAGTGACATGAAAAACATAGAAATATGtattaaaccattttttttaaccatcaGCAGCCAAACTAAAGTCTTCTCTGTTGGTGGACAGTAAATGACtgattgtacttttttttttttttttaataagggaCCATTCAGACTGCTGATGTTTTGAATGAATTCCAGCATGAGTAATTGCATCCTACCATATCTAAATATCAATTAGATGTGgtctttttttattcatttcctGTTCCACATTGCTGGGTTGTGTTGCTGGGCCCTGTTGAACAGTAGCCACATTCAGCCTAAAGTTGGCAACATTATTGTGGCAGACAAAGTGAGATCTTTATGTCTCAAGGATGGTTCTCTGGATGCTTCCACAGACACTGGTTTTGCTCTGGGGCAGCTTGACTAGCGTTGCTTTAGTTTACAGCAGCAAAAGTGTGCATAAGGATTATGGTACAATTTAACTATACAAATATCAAATGATTAATAATATTTGATATTGTGGACCATTGATGGATATAAAGCTGAATCCTGTGAGGTAGAGATTTCACTAGTGGAACAATGTAAAATTCACTACTCAACACTAAAACTCCCTTATCTTAGAATTAGTATTTACCctcttgggttttttcccttgaTTGGGATGAATTATGAATATGGACTTTTCACTTCAATTAATTTACAGAATATTAGGCCCCTGGTATTTATACTGTGTGCAGTGGTGTGGTATCTGAGATATAGTCAATAGTTATACCAAGTGTTATTCAATTATTCTTTTCATTGGATATTATGCCAAATTTCTTTGAGGGCAAAATATAAGATTCagtgaccaaaaaaaatcatttatttatGAGGGACATGGTTGAGAGTCCACGAGTAGTGAGGgaatcaaattattttcatttacttgcAAGCCCACTTCAGCAACTCAGAAGACTACAGTGCAGGATGGGAAAAGGACTATTTCAGTTTGACAGCTTTGTGAGATACTGAGCCCTTTAAACTTCTGGCCAAATAAAAATTCAAGGTAGCTGGCACCTTGCAACATCATTCCCTTTATTTGCTGGGATGCAGGGCCTAATACAACAGTCCTGAAGAAAATAAGGAGGTTTCCAGATGGCTCTAAAGGAAACTGGATGTGATATTTAAGTGTCTCACTGTCTTGGTTTATCTGGACTTTGGTCcttaagaataatttttatatatgaaTCAGAGATTTGGTTTCTGCTGATGGGTATCAGCTCAGCATCTTTCAGATAATGCATCTATAGAGTGGGGCTGATCTGAAAAACCTGTAACAAGCAGAAAACTCCTTAGTTATAGTGAGATGGGCCTCAGCTTTCAAAATTAAACCAGGCAATATTTGTGTAAACGTTTGGTCCCTCTGCATTGCAGCTACTAACCAAGGTGATCTGCAGTGGAAGATCAGGGCCTTGTTTTATAAAATGACAACTTTGAAGTAAGGCTTTATGTTTGTGAAATCAGACAACAGGTCACTGCCCTACCTGCTTTGTAGAAATGGAAGATTTCTTAGCTTAGACATACATCTACAAACGTTCCTGAAAGATACAATCAGATCCAACAAAGAATTAAGGTTACAGCTGAAAACTGAGCTGTTTGCCAAGGAATAAGAGAAGCCTTGATCTTTTTGCTCAGTAATCTTTTAATGGGCAAAGAAAcaccatttattttcctgttgggTAATTTTCATCCAGTATTCAAAAGAGGGAGTAGTGACCGGGTGACCTTGTCTTGCATAAAACAGAGCTTCAGACACAGCTAAACTGTTTCTAGTGAGCCTGGCTGGTCTTTTGACAACACTCCTGTATTGCTTTGGGATACCCAGAGTCCCCAGGCACAGATATATTCTCCATTCTAATTGGAAATGCCTAGGAAAGGTGACAATACGAGAGATTTATAACTAATCACAATGATTAAAGTGTTAATTCTGTAATATTTCACTAACATATACCATTTTCATGTTTCTATCTAGTAAGCAAGATAAATCTGTGAACAAGTACTTCAGCGCACATCAGTCTTGTTAACTAAACATCACACATTGAGAGTTTGCCATTATGTGACAAAAATTACTTATTAGAGTAGTGGTTTTGAAAGTTGCATACAAGGCTGGCATCCTTCAAATTAATATATACATTTCACGTaaattaaaatgtcttcatATTATGAACTCAGGGAAAGGTGCAGTCCTTAGAGACCCTTAATTTTGGACACCAACAAGAGATGTGCATGGCAGTTATGGATGAATGTTTGTACACAGCCTGTACATATACAGTATTTCTGCTCACCTAATTCACTCATGTGCATGTTTCAAAATAAACCCATatatctttttccttcttttagcAGAATTATAGTGACTTTCatacatatttttcaaatgacaCGGCAGCCCAATTGCACTGGAAGACAGATCAGTATTCAAACTGTCAATGAAGAAGACTGATGTTGGTTATAAGTCCCTATTATCTGAAAGATCTGATGTGGACTTGAGTTGGGATACAGCCTTGATCAACGCTACTTAACTGTATCATTACTTGACAGCTCATATATACATGATAGAATGAACATCAAATTATGCTGAAAAGTACTTATAAACGTGGGTGCTAATTGTGATGCTGCACTGGTAAACAAAGTGGCAGCTCTGGATGACATTATTAGATGTAATTAAGTTCAGCTGTAACAGTGCAGTGATGTTTGTCAGAACTTTGAACCACATGTACTGCACAGTGCTAAAACCGAGGTTCACTGTATAATACACCTCCTCATGCTATCTCCCACCCCAGAAAATGTACATGACTAATGAGATACTGACATTTTATTAGATTATTGTGCATCACCACTGCACAGGCACCCTCTAAAATTTCTTATCCCAGTTTCTAGGCTCATAATTTTCTAACAAGTCAGTACTTTTCAGAGCAGGTTGTGCTGTATTACAGCTGGCTGACTCATAAAATCTCATGGCACATGAAGATCTGAGCTTATACTTGAGTATTTTTCACACTGTAATGAAATAAGAGTCTTTGAAATAAGCAAGAGACACATGCATAGGCTCTAGGATGGCTAGAAGTGGGGTATGGAGTGGCCATGGAGTTGTGGGAGAGCCCAGGCCTTGTACCTGCTCTGCCTCTGCAGAATCCCAAACTCCAGGTGAGCATTCTTATTCCCACACTGTATTGCTGAGCACCTTAAATCAGATCATAATGCAGGTTTCACTTCTTCCCTGTCTTCTCCAGACTGGGCAGCAGTGCCCCTCAAGAAGCTGCTACATGTTGGTGTCTATGATACAGGCAGCCAGTATAGCAGGAGGATGTTGATGCTTCTTCCTCTACTGTTCAAATAGGCAAAAAATGAGCCTGTGAATGTCCTAGTCCTAAAAAGGCTTTATATTGGTTGTAGTTTGAAACTAAGTATCAAATATAACCATCCTGACATGAATGAATGAGTGAATGAATGAATGTGAATTGCTTTGTCTAACTCTCTACTTAGCAACTCCATTAGCTTCCATCACTTTTTTATCAGATTGTGCTTCTAAGGCTAAAACATGTTGGATGCCTGGAAGcgtttctgttttcagtgagaACCTCTGTTAACATGACACAATCCCTTTAAAATGCAGACATGCACTCAGCAAATTTGATAAGCCCTGAGATGAATTTAGATGCACAAAGATGGTGAAGCAGTCTAATCCTTCCTACAGAAGATAAAGTTTAAACAAATTTACTTAATTCAATGAAACACCTGGGCAAGCTTATTTAATATAGTCtttgcatttaattattttcactgaAGGGGCACTTACcctatttcaaaatattattattttattccatattaattattttaacatcCTCAAGGGAAACCTgcagaaaaaatttaaaaaagggaTTCTTAATTAACCTGAGCCACCAGAAGTCATCTTTTGGAAGAGGGGAGCCAGGATATGGGACTGAAAATAAATAGTGCTGCAAAAATCAGACTCTTCACATGAATAATGAAGAAACACGAAAAGAAATCTGTATGAATGAATTGTTGCTAGGCATTAATATTAGAAAGGCACACTTACACATTAAActggagaaaagacaaaaatagaaaaataattctgtgaagaATTCTATATGGGCAAAGTCATTGGCAGAAGTCAAAGAAGTGTACAGCTATTGTATAACCAGGGAATAATAAAGCCCAGAGTCAGCATCtcagttattttcttctctccttctgctCTTGTGGGGTTGGCATAAACAAAGCTCTTCCTTTTGGTAGGAATTTATTCCCCAATATATTTCTGGAAAGGAATTTTACCAAGAGTGCTCCCACTGCACAATCCAATTACCCTGGTACTTGCAAGAATGAATACTGTCTACAAAACTAGGAGACACTCTTCTCCCCACCACAACTGGAATTGTAATATCAATAGGATTTGGATGTCTGTTTTCCTAGATAGCAAATTTACAGACTATGGCAATTTATCCATGAGTACTTAGATTGCTGtgggtttgggatttttgtgtgtgtggtgttgttttttttctgttgttgtttgtggtggtggtgttgttgtggtgtttggtttttttttcagcatcagTACTACATGAAAGGATATTTCCAACATAGGTTTGCACAGGATGAATGTAATTGTTTGTACATTTCATCTAAAAGATGCTTTGGTGGCCTGGATACAAGTAAGAGGGGAATTGTGCCTGTTTCAGGCAATAATTTAGTAGCACTTCTGGGCTTCTCTTGTTTAATCATTTAACATGTTACTTTGCTCCTTGAAAAGCTAAATACAGTCTCACAAAAATCACATTACAAGTGCCTTAATCTGTGCAAGAAGCCAGACAGCACCTCATACTATCAGTAATagatttgccttgtcttttacTCCCTCTAGGAACTGTATGTTTCACAGTCTGTAGGTGTGAAGAGGGATCAAAGCCAGTTTTCCAGCAGAAGTACTTTTGCCTTTTATTCTATAAAGCAATTACACAAATTTTgatttccagccaaaatgaatTCAGTTATCAGATCATGCTACAGCTTCATCCAGGCAACAAATTGAACTCTTTTATGCCACTCACAAAACTAATTGAAAAGCAAATCTCACTGTTGCAgacttgttttttccttagttttTCAAAAAGCATGAGGTTTGCTTCACTTTTCTGTAGATGCTTTGCATAGGTGTTTATACTAACTTTTTATTGCTATTGGTCAATCAAACTCATCTGAAAAGAATCCCTTGGGCTCAGTCTTGGCACTGGAAGTGTTTGCCTTCTCTGGGAAACATTTGAAATTATAGGAAGTGCTTGTGAAAGATAGAAAataatgaggggaaaaaaaaggttttctgatCGTCTGTGTTTGTGTTCCTGCAACTGAGTATATTTTCATAGCTGAACTGAAATATGTTGCTATTTTGTCACAAAATTCTATTCAAGCCATAACCAGAGATGGCACACTGGATGAGGTGGCAGCATGAAACCCATATTCCTCCCGTTTTCTCATCTGCAAAGTGGCAGTAAGTTCAGCACATCAGTCCTATCTCTTAAATCACTCTCAAATATTGTGTCATGATCGTGGAATCATAGACCAGTTTGAGgtagaagggaccttcaaagttcatctagtccaaccccctgcaatgagcagggacatgttcaactagatcaggttgctcagagcctcttccagcctggcctcggatgtctccagggatggggcatccaccacctctttgggcaacctgggccaatGTTTTATCAcactcactgtaaaaaatgtcttcctcatgtctagcctgaatcctttagtttaaaagcaTTACTCCATGTCCTACCGTAACAGATATTTGTATGATATTCACACTTATGGTGACTTTGAAAGTGAATAGAAGCTAGAGATGCTGGAGGCTCACGAGAGGGAGGGATGTCACTTCCATGGCAAGAGCAGTGCCATCCTGGAAACGGGTGGAAGGTTCAGCGAAGTCCTTCACCTGCGGGCACTTCAGCCCCGCTCAGGGGCTGCCCACGGCTGGTCTCTGCCAGCGCGGGGCTCTGGGCCAGCGTGCGGCCCGAACACCCCCCGGGCCTGGTTTATTTCAGCCGCTGCGGCCGCGCCCCGGGAGCGTCCTTGGCCGCCTGACATGCGGCCGCTGccgccccggccctgcccgcgcACGGGCAACCCACTGCCCGTCCCGACACCCGCTGGGGCTCCCACCCGCCGTTCAGACgccgcggggggcggggggaggccAGCGCTGGCgtgggggtgaggaggaggagtggaggAGAACGGAGAGGGGAAAAGCGAAGGGGGCGTGAAGGAGCGAGGGATGAAAGGGGAGTGAATGCAGCGGGACAGCGGCGAGCTGCCCGAGCCAGCGGCTGCCGGCGGGCGAGACGCCCGGGCCATGGCGCAGCGAGACGGCGGCGGCCGGGGGCTCTCTTGGGGGTTGCCCcggctgctgctgtggctggcGCTGTGCGGGCTGTGGCGCGGCGGCGAGGCCGGCACCCTGCCCGCCCGTGGGGCCGCCCTGCCCTTCGGTGCGGGCTCGCCGGCCGCCTGCAGCCCGCGCTGCCAGCACGGCGGGCTCTGCCTCGGCAACGGCACCTGCCTCTGCTCCAAGGGCTACGAGGGCGAGCGCTGCCAACACGGTAACGGCCCGGCCTCGCCCTGCGGGAGGGGCGCTCCGGGGAGCCGCTGGGTGGGGAGGCCGGCGGGGCGCAGTGGGGTGCGGCCGCGGGGCGATGGCAGGAAAAAGCGAGGGGCAGCGTGGACAGCGCCACGCACGGCACCCGGGCCGCCTGGAGACGGGGCGTCTCGCCGTGCGTCGCCTGCCCGCGTCTGGGGGCAGGTACGTGAGGGTCTTTCTTCAGGGACGTGTCTTGACCCGAACGAGCCGGACACAAGCACCTGTGTGTGAACGCTCGGGGCTGTCAGCTTTCCTGCAAGTGACCCCTCCGGGAATGGCAGAGGAGATGGTGTGATGGTGGTTAGATGCTGGGAGGATGCAAACAAGGTGGGGTGGAAGAAGAGGGGTAGAGACACCCAGGTTCTGGTGAGGTGAGGCAATGACAGCAAAACTGATAGAGCACAGCCAAGAGCCAGCTCCCTTCTGAAGACACGCATTCACGTATGTAAGTGAGTAGACCCAGCTGTTGGAAATGGCTGTGTTGTGAGGAGGTTGCATTTTACCATTTGAACCTCCACTTACAGGATAGGGTTCTGCAtcagcttcctttaagcattttctCTGTGCATGTTTAAGTACTTGCCTGAGTAGGGAATGGTGTTTTTAGAGGCCTGATCACTTTCTGAGCCAGACGCAGAGTCATTTGTATATCCCATTTCCATGGTGGGAGGCGTAAAGCCGGGGGGAACTGAAGTCTGTTCCTGTTGGTTTCCCAGGGGAGACAAAGgatttttgaaaatgtcaccCAATATGAAAAAGTAAACAGTGGCAAGAAGACTTTCAGTTTAAACCCTACTTAATTTAACATGCTCAATTTCTAATTCCTTTCTTCAAAAGTTTAACCACAGACCATTGTGGCTAATTGCTAAGTAACACTCCGTATCTGGAGATGTTCTTCTGCCTTACCTCTTGTCCTGTGTGAAGAGTTACTATAATTTGCATGGTATTTGTTGTAGTTCTCAATGACCTTCatctaaaatatgttttttttttaaactctgaaatGGGATGCTGAAAATTTCATTCAGCACCATAATCATTCATGGGGCAttgttttatttagaaactGACACTAGCAGTTGGTGACAAATGATGTGCAGCTAATGCGCTGCATGGTGGGGATGAATAGCCATGCACTATACAATGTTCCAAACAGCTGTTTGACCCTAGACATTTTGGGGTTTAAAGAAGGTGTGAAAGATTGTCAGAGATGCAGATCCATTTTTGAACTAGAGAGGTGAACTGTCTGGTATTGTTAAAGGAAGTACTGAATGCTGATAATGTCatcaatgcagaaaaaaatggataaaGGAAGTTTGATCTTCTGTCAAGAATACTCAGATAAgttcacttttttcctcctttctctcacCAAAAACATACAAATGAAGGGTGGGACATGTCTGTCTGACTGGAGGCAGGGaagtgtttttcagttttgcacTTTGCTTTTTGCTTAAAGTGTCATGTTCTTGAAATAGTgggctgaaaaaaatgtttgtgatgCCTCTAGCCTTTTCTGGCCATTGAGATGGCttagagggaaaggagaaaaatctgttcTGTAATTAACAAAAGGTGAAGTGAATTTCATTAAAGTTGGAGGCAGTTTGGAAAAAGTTATATTTGCTCTCATTTTAAGTAGGTGATTTTCAAACTTATTTGAATTTGTGGTTAGAAGATAAATGGatgtcgagagaggttctccttcccctctactctgccctgatgagactacacctggaatactgtgtccagttctgggcccctcagttcaagaaggacagggaactgctggagagagtccagcacagagccacaaagatgattaagggagtggagcatctcccttatgaggaaaggctgagggagatgggtccctttagcttggagaagaggagactaaggggggacctcattaatgtttacaaatatataaagggtgagtgtcacgaggatggagccaggctcttcttggtgacaaccaacggtagaacaagaggtaatggcttcaaactggaacacaagaggttccacttaaatttgagaagaaacttctcagtaagggtaacagagcactggaacaggctgcccagggggttgtggactctccttctctgcagacattcaaaacccagctggacaccttcctgtgtaccctcatctaggtgttcctgctccagcagggggattggactagatgatcttttgaggtcccttccaatccttagcgttctgtgattctgtgatgtaaTTATATAGACAGATGCTATGTTGAGTGTAGGTTAGCCTGTGGGGTTGCAAAATATGGATATAACAGAGGGAAGAAGTTGGGCAAGACTTTTTCCAAGACTGGTTGTCTCCAGCTGGGTGGCTTGCTTAGAAAAGAGTTCTTCCTGCTAAGTCTTCTTGCTCAAAGTTGGATTGCAATAACACACAAGTCAAGTGTAGAGATAGTTCTGGGGGACTCTACTGTAACACCTGTGAGCAATCCTAAGGGGGCTCTGGAGACAGGTGTATTGTAAAATACTTCAGGGTGCTTGTGGCTTAACCTTTCTTGTGGTGAGGACACTGGTATCATGTTGTGCTATGAAACTGCAGGTCAGATCCCTCCCATTCACTGGAGGTACAGTCTTGCTTATTCTTAAAAGTTTGGGAGGAATTGCAGATGTTTTGGCAAAGtgtaaaacaaacattaaagAAGTGTGGTTTGGAGATTGCAGAATTGAGGACAATATTTAATTCTTTCACACAGCTCCTGCCCTTCATTGAAATCCCTGCTTTATGAAACATACGTGCCTCATGGAGAGTCTTTCTTCATCTCTCTTCTATAAATACATGTTTTGCATGGGAAAGTATCCACCAGTCCAAATGGTAAAAGTTAGTATTAGTAGATGAGAACAGTGGAATATGATCTCAGTACTGCACAGTGTTTGGGATCTCATTGTTgttctcttccttccccctcaCCCATTTCATGCTAGTGCTTCCCACCTCTGATACTTTATTTATACAAGTGGCATCAAATTTAATGATTGGATCTTCTCGGCAGGGCTGCTCTGTTACTCTGTGCATGTGACTTCACAGTGACATTCTGATACTGCTGCCATATTAGTATCTTTTAACATAAATAGGTAAAGTGAACTTTATAAAATTATGTGAAATAACACAGATATAGAGTTTTTCTTAAATTGAGAGCTATGGCATTTCCGATTAACTGAGACCATCTGGGAAAATAGTTATGTAGAACTGAGTGCTGAATGGTACTTTCCTACACATCTGTGTCCTTTATTTGCATGCAAATATACGTTCTGCAGATACTGATGTGAAAAATCCTTTATTCTTCTGTTGGATTGCTTGAAAGTGCAATAACTATATGTTAATTATATAGTTATAtgttaattatatatataaaatatgttaattATATAATTATATGTTAATATATGTAATAACTATATGCATATGAGGTCAAAAGCAGTGTCGTGTTATTCACTACTTGTCTTTTCCCTCTTATTCCCTGTTTCAAAATTCTCACCCACTCAAAGGATAAAGCAGTGTGGTGTAGAGAACTCATCTCACACCTGCAGTTAATGCGAATGAGACTCTCTGAAACACATGGGtttctaaaatatttgtttattctCATAGGTTTTCTCAGATACTAGGGCTGATTTGGGAATTATTTATGAGTAGCAGGGTGGGCTATGGgataagtaatttattttttatctgaCTGGTTTTACTCAGAattttgcaaaatgaagttatttttatttgtgcCTTGTCCAACTTGTCCAAGCTGTCAGCGATGAAAAAGTTGCAAAATCTGTGATGATTATAGATGCTTTTCTCCCAATAGATAATTACAGTTACGACAAAATTTACATTTATCTTGGCTGATTTCTAAACAAATGCTGTACATTTCAGAAAGGTCTCTGAGAGGtcaactgaggcaaaaaagAGGGTGGAGGAGAAGGAAGTGCAGACTTATTTCTAGAGACATTTTAGAAAATAGGTATGATGAAGGaagcatgtgttttttttttttgctggagaGGTATATGGGAATCCAGTGAAGAGTTAAGTCTAATATTACATTGTAAGAATTGAAAGGCACCACTGAAGCTGCAGCACTTTTTATTCAATCATTTCTTCTTATCACCTCTTTTCTCACTTGTCATTTCTTGATTCAATTATCAAAGGCTTATTTGGCAGGCCAGTTGTGTTCCTTTGTTCCCTTTCAGTATGGCTCTCTTCTGTCTAAGCTTTCTGTCCAAAAGCTTCCTTAGTTTTGAGTGTTTAAAATCTTGAAATGGTGGAGTGCTCTCTGTGCAGGGAAGCTATTGCACCTGACTGGTGATGTGGGATGGTAGGGCAAATGTATCTTtggaaatgtgaagaaaaaccGAGTGCTCAGAGACTAAAATAATGCCAGTGTCTTATGTACTTAAGAAGTAATTTTGCTAAGCTTCACCACTGTTTATCCaatctttgtttcttgtgtGTCTTACAGCAACATGTTatccaaaatgcaaaaatggTGGGGAGTGCCTTAGACCTGGAAAATGCAGATGTTCACCTGGCTATGGGGGTAGATACTGTCATAAAGGTGAGTAAAACCCAAATAAGTGATAGGTTGA containing:
- the LOC102084190 gene encoding von Willebrand factor D and EGF domain-containing protein-like — translated: MQRDSGELPEPAAAGGRDARAMAQRDGGGRGLSWGLPRLLLWLALCGLWRGGEAGTLPARGAALPFGAGSPAACSPRCQHGGLCLGNGTCLCSKGYEGERCQHATCYPKCKNGGECLRPGKCRCSPGYGGRYCHKVSCEGGCQNGGECISVNGVVKCLCASGWTGSRCQEAICPQGCRNNGACVAPGICSCPAGWVGGACHLAVCKLPCQHGGKCIAPNVCRCRLPYSGLQCTKKRKE